A stretch of the Aphanothece sacrum FPU1 genome encodes the following:
- a CDS encoding carboxypeptidase regulatory-like domain-containing protein, with protein sequence MKKLLVLLPILLGIVAIPTKILAHAVETNYLLSNQLEFQTKYSTGEPLKGAKVMVYAPNNPDKPWMEGKTDEEGRFSFLPDKSIKGDWQVEILQEGHEDYLTVPVDEKGIEVDKISQKDQQDLHYSSSALSPIESLIITAGIGASWFVFLRKKV encoded by the coding sequence ATGAAGAAACTACTTGTCTTGTTACCTATTTTATTAGGTATTGTGGCTATCCCTACTAAAATCTTAGCTCATGCAGTAGAAACTAACTATTTATTGTCTAATCAATTAGAGTTTCAAACAAAATATAGCACAGGAGAACCGTTAAAAGGAGCAAAAGTTATGGTTTACGCGCCTAATAATCCTGATAAACCTTGGATGGAGGGAAAAACAGACGAAGAAGGACGATTTTCTTTTTTACCCGATAAATCTATAAAAGGAGATTGGCAAGTTGAAATTTTACAAGAAGGTCATGAAGATTATTTAACAGTTCCAGTTGATGAAAAAGGCATTGAAGTTGATAAGATTAGTCAAAAAGATCAACAAGATCTTCACTATAGTTCCAGTGCTTTAAGTCCTATTGAAAGTCTCATAATTACTGCTGGAATTGGAGCAAGTTGGTTTGTATTTTTACGGAAAAAAGTTTAA
- a CDS encoding peroxiredoxin: MALAVGSVAPAFTTIDDEGNTVSLSDFKGKVVVLYFYPKDDTPGCTKEAQSFRDNYEQYQDKDIVVLGVSMDDQASHKKFKEKYGLPFQLLVDKDGSLTKAYDVDGGGYSKRVTYIIDGEGKISSADQQVNTGTHAQDILESMG; this comes from the coding sequence ATGGCTTTAGCTGTTGGAAGTGTTGCCCCTGCCTTTACTACCATTGATGATGAAGGTAATACTGTTTCCTTGTCTGACTTTAAAGGCAAAGTTGTAGTTTTGTATTTCTATCCCAAGGATGACACACCTGGTTGTACGAAAGAAGCTCAAAGCTTTCGGGATAATTATGAACAGTATCAAGATAAAGATATTGTGGTTTTAGGGGTCAGTATGGATGATCAAGCTTCTCATAAAAAGTTTAAGGAGAAATATGGTTTACCTTTTCAATTATTAGTAGATAAAGATGGCAGTTTAACTAAGGCCTATGATGTTGATGGTGGTGGTTATTCTAAGCGAGTTACCTATATTATTGATGGAGAAGGTAAAATTAGTTCTGCTGATCAACAGGTTAATACGGGAACTCATGCTCAAGATATTTTAGAATCTATGGGTTAA
- a CDS encoding Pepco domain-containing protein: MTSGEKIGIITATIEEKGSRGSEDTGGRLIREAIIPEVMGVRRTEVELDKLKAEIKAFIGAMREMLDEADPPNSQMRLEEVELSVEINGEGKVSLLGIGGKAGGKGAMTFKFKRKDG, encoded by the coding sequence ATGACATCAGGCGAAAAAATCGGCATTATTACGGCCACCATAGAGGAAAAGGGAAGCAGAGGAAGTGAAGATACGGGTGGGAGACTAATAAGAGAAGCTATCATTCCTGAAGTTATGGGGGTGAGGCGAACTGAGGTGGAGTTAGATAAGCTAAAAGCGGAAATTAAGGCATTTATCGGGGCTATGAGAGAAATGCTCGATGAAGCTGATCCCCCTAATAGTCAAATGAGATTAGAAGAAGTAGAATTATCTGTCGAGATTAATGGTGAGGGAAAGGTTAGTTTATTGGGAATAGGAGGGAAAGCAGGAGGAAAAGGCGCAATGACCTTCAAATTTAAGCGAAAAGATGGCTAA
- the murJ gene encoding murein biosynthesis integral membrane protein MurJ, with product MSDKNKKSRSLVGIAGIVALATLISKLFGLFREQVIAAAFGVGPVVNAYAYAYVVPGFLLILLGGINGPFHSALVSVIAKRNKSEAAPIVETVTTLVSILLLFVTVILIFFAGTCIDLLAPGLEPIAKAIAVQQLQIMAPLALFAGLIGIGFGTLNAADQYWLPSISPLFSSLTVIIGVGVLAWQVGDKINTPQYIQLGGVILAAGTLAGGVLQWLSQIMAQIQSGLGKLRLRFDWRIPGVKDVMNVMAPATLSSGMLHINVYTDLFFASFIPNAAAAMRYGNFIVLTPLGIISNMILVPFMPVFSRLAAPENWTELKLRIRQGLLLTALTMLPFTAIFIALASPIIRLIYQRGAFKSADSDIVIPVLMAYGVGMFFYLGRDILVRVFYALGDGETPFKVSILNIFFNGLLDFLLYKPLGTPGLVFATVGVNVISMIIFLGILHKRLNGLPLKEWGISLLALTGISVIAGLGSWGVCGLWEQFLGSDNLLFQLLQLSVAVGVAFGLFLLLAIPLKLPEVDILLSRILQKFKKA from the coding sequence GTGTCTGATAAGAATAAAAAGTCTCGTTCCCTGGTAGGTATTGCTGGAATAGTCGCTCTTGCTACCCTCATTAGTAAACTATTCGGGTTATTCCGAGAACAAGTTATCGCTGCTGCTTTTGGGGTTGGCCCTGTGGTTAATGCTTACGCCTATGCTTATGTTGTCCCTGGTTTTTTGTTAATTCTTCTCGGTGGAATTAATGGCCCTTTTCATAGTGCTTTAGTTAGTGTCATTGCTAAACGTAATAAGTCAGAAGCGGCCCCTATCGTCGAAACTGTTACTACCTTAGTTAGTATTCTACTACTATTCGTAACAGTAATTTTAATTTTCTTTGCCGGAACTTGTATTGATTTGTTGGCCCCTGGTTTAGAACCAATAGCTAAAGCGATCGCTGTGCAACAATTACAAATAATGGCCCCGTTAGCTTTATTTGCCGGACTCATTGGTATTGGATTTGGTACACTCAATGCGGCGGATCAATATTGGTTGCCTAGTATCAGCCCTTTATTCTCTAGTTTAACAGTTATTATTGGAGTTGGGGTCTTGGCCTGGCAAGTGGGTGACAAAATTAACACCCCTCAATATATTCAATTAGGGGGAGTAATATTAGCCGCAGGAACCCTAGCAGGAGGGGTTTTACAGTGGTTAAGTCAAATTATGGCACAAATTCAGTCAGGGCTAGGTAAATTGCGTTTACGCTTTGACTGGCGTATTCCTGGGGTGAAAGATGTGATGAATGTGATGGCCCCAGCTACTCTATCATCAGGGATGTTACATATTAATGTTTATACTGATTTATTTTTTGCTTCTTTTATTCCTAATGCGGCGGCCGCTATGCGTTATGGCAATTTTATTGTCTTAACGCCTTTGGGGATTATTTCTAATATGATTTTAGTGCCATTTATGCCTGTTTTCTCTCGTTTAGCGGCCCCTGAAAATTGGACGGAATTAAAATTAAGAATTCGTCAGGGACTTTTATTAACTGCTTTGACGATGTTACCTTTTACTGCTATTTTTATTGCTTTGGCTTCCCCTATTATTCGCCTAATTTATCAACGGGGGGCGTTTAAATCAGCAGATTCTGATATAGTTATTCCGGTTTTGATGGCTTATGGTGTGGGAATGTTCTTTTATTTAGGTCGAGATATTTTAGTAAGGGTATTTTATGCGTTAGGGGATGGAGAAACTCCTTTTAAAGTAAGTATTTTAAATATTTTTTTCAATGGTTTGCTTGATTTTTTATTATACAAACCTTTGGGTACTCCTGGATTAGTATTTGCTACGGTTGGAGTTAATGTTATCTCAATGATTATATTTTTAGGAATTCTTCATAAGCGTCTTAATGGTTTACCGCTTAAAGAGTGGGGAATATCTCTATTAGCATTAACAGGAATTAGTGTTATAGCTGGTTTAGGCAGTTGGGGAGTCTGTGGGTTATGGGAACAATTTTTAGGAAGTGATAATTTATTATTTCAATTATTACAATTAAGTGTCGCAGTTGGGGTTGCCTTTGGCTTATTTCTCTTATTGGCTATACCCTTAAAGTTACCAGAAGTTGATATTCTATTGTCTCGTATTCTTCAAAAGTTCAAAAAAGCTTAA